Proteins encoded together in one Desulfovibrio sp. UCD-KL4C window:
- a CDS encoding hemolysin family protein has translation MLDLIISVGLATLISAYCSVSEAVFYSFPRSRIEKLRKEGHKSGIRLHKLRLNVEKPITAILTLNTVANTAGASIAGAAWSKVYGVETLPLFAIGFTLIILLFSEILPKTLGIVYCYSLGPALARPIEIMVWIFSPVIWVCGYLARLVSKGSKGPQVTEDDIRAMVSLTRKSGAIKPYEALSIANILSLDDKIVEQIMTPRTVVFSLPTEMTVAEAHETYSAWPHSRIPVYEGDNTEEVVGVIYRRLVFEALADHRDTVKLSELMKPVRFVLENITLDKLLVKFLESRMHLFVVLDEYGGMSGVVTLEDVMEEILGSEIVDETDQVVDMRELARKRREKLIASRKNKTSGI, from the coding sequence ATGCTGGATCTAATAATTTCCGTCGGATTGGCTACTCTCATATCTGCTTACTGTTCTGTCAGTGAAGCCGTTTTTTATTCTTTTCCACGGAGCCGCATAGAAAAACTGCGTAAAGAAGGGCATAAGTCAGGGATTCGCCTGCATAAACTTCGCCTAAACGTAGAAAAGCCTATAACAGCGATATTAACTCTTAATACTGTTGCCAACACTGCCGGAGCTTCAATTGCCGGAGCCGCATGGAGCAAAGTATACGGGGTAGAGACCCTGCCGTTGTTTGCTATTGGATTCACTCTTATTATTTTACTTTTTTCTGAAATTCTTCCCAAGACATTGGGAATTGTTTACTGTTATTCCTTGGGGCCAGCGCTTGCGCGTCCTATCGAAATAATGGTCTGGATATTTTCTCCAGTTATTTGGGTGTGTGGATATCTTGCCCGTCTTGTCAGTAAGGGGAGCAAGGGACCACAGGTTACGGAAGATGACATCAGAGCAATGGTCAGTTTAACTCGAAAATCCGGGGCGATTAAACCTTATGAAGCCCTCTCAATTGCTAACATCCTGTCGTTGGACGACAAGATCGTGGAGCAAATTATGACCCCCCGGACTGTAGTGTTTTCCCTGCCCACTGAAATGACTGTCGCTGAGGCTCATGAAACGTACAGTGCATGGCCGCATAGTCGTATCCCCGTTTATGAAGGTGACAATACGGAAGAAGTCGTAGGAGTCATCTACAGACGGTTGGTTTTTGAAGCACTTGCAGATCACAGGGATACCGTCAAACTTTCTGAGTTGATGAAACCTGTTCGGTTTGTACTCGAGAATATTACCCTCGATAAGTTGCTGGTTAAATTCCTCGAGAGTCGTATGCACTTATTTGTAGTGCTCGATGAGTATGGAGGAATGTCCGGAGTTGTAACACTTGAAGATGTAATGGAAGAAATTCTCGGTAGCGAGATCGTCGATGAGACCGATCAGGTCGTAGACATGCGTGAACTTGCTCGTAAGAGAAGAGAAAAACTTATTGCCAGTCGGAAAAATAAAACTTCTGGTATTTAG
- a CDS encoding cytochrome c maturation protein CcmE, whose amino-acid sequence MAKKSGKGVYIAALILFLGGLGWLIYSGLSQDSVYFLNVSEALAMDESHLGQSRLFGKVGPQNIERTNGGLGVTFDLTDQKNPSQSIHVEYRGAVPDTFKVAAEVIVEGAFVNGNKAFKANSLITKCPSKYQKKNRKV is encoded by the coding sequence ATGGCCAAAAAAAGCGGAAAAGGCGTTTATATTGCCGCCTTGATACTTTTTCTGGGTGGACTGGGATGGCTTATTTATTCTGGGCTTTCTCAGGACAGTGTATACTTTCTCAACGTTTCGGAAGCTCTTGCCATGGATGAAAGTCATCTTGGACAATCCAGACTTTTCGGTAAAGTCGGACCGCAAAATATTGAAAGAACTAACGGCGGGCTTGGTGTGACGTTTGATCTTACAGATCAAAAAAATCCAAGCCAGAGTATTCATGTTGAATACCGCGGTGCTGTTCCTGATACATTTAAGGTTGCAGCTGAAGTTATTGTTGAAGGTGCTTTTGTCAACGGAAATAAGGCTTTTAAAGCTAATTCATTGATAACTAAGTGCCCGTCAAAATATCAAAAGAAAAATCGTAAAGTGTAA
- a CDS encoding cytochrome c-type biogenesis CcmF C-terminal domain-containing protein gives MQIIANLMLLLALLASLGAGAYACLSLLTGRRNVLVLLDRLNVVVAGFVTIATVILTVALLSSDYSYMYVYEHVDNTLPLFYTITALWAGAEGSLLFWIFSIAAMGIIFSRFQFFNEFSEKTRLYYWLFYMIVMAFFLLIVTCWSSPFMELVPVPTDGKGLNPLLRNPGMIFHPPLLFLGYAAFTSPAVLALASFICGETKSWVRFCRNWNILAWVFLTAGIILGGWWSYMELGWGGYWAWDPVENASLIPWLSATAFMHTAIIELKRKALQKTNVFLMSLTFLLCIFGTYLVRSGVVQSLHAFGEGGVGFPLALFMLFSLGLTVLVLFIGQRQESKSLSNLGSRQGLLVVAAWALLALGLIVGMGTMWPVISKMWSANPVGLEANFYNRVCLPLFTLLILLFAVCPWLSWKEGIRDKRGLVLVIVAFICGLGGSWLAGMHHPLGLITSAASIAALVGIVGVFLFIPEVRKVTSTMGVYGIHFGVALVVLGVAWSGPNQVVGEFVLSKGQSAQIADYTLTFKSYSESQTPAIAKIASLVEVTKDGKHVGLLNPERRIYRNFPQPFAEVSVIPGLGDEIYGVLLGVDDKGAVTLKVSINPLINWMWIGGILMCLFGLVSFRKTRLS, from the coding sequence ATGCAAATTATTGCCAATCTGATGCTTTTACTTGCACTCTTGGCCTCGCTTGGAGCTGGAGCATATGCATGCCTCTCGTTGCTTACGGGCAGACGCAATGTGCTTGTGCTGTTAGATAGATTGAATGTTGTTGTAGCTGGATTTGTTACAATCGCGACTGTGATTCTAACTGTAGCGCTGCTTAGCAGTGATTATTCATACATGTACGTCTATGAACATGTTGATAATACATTGCCTCTTTTTTACACAATTACAGCCCTTTGGGCCGGGGCAGAAGGGTCTTTGCTTTTTTGGATTTTTTCCATAGCCGCTATGGGTATAATTTTTTCAAGATTTCAATTTTTTAATGAATTCTCTGAAAAAACACGCCTTTATTACTGGCTGTTTTATATGATTGTGATGGCTTTTTTCCTTTTAATAGTGACATGCTGGTCCAGTCCTTTTATGGAACTTGTTCCTGTTCCGACTGACGGTAAAGGTCTTAATCCATTGCTCAGAAATCCGGGCATGATTTTTCATCCACCTCTTCTCTTTCTCGGTTACGCCGCTTTTACAAGTCCTGCCGTTCTTGCTCTTGCCTCATTTATTTGCGGTGAAACAAAGTCATGGGTAAGGTTCTGTCGTAACTGGAACATTCTTGCTTGGGTTTTCCTCACAGCCGGAATTATTCTTGGCGGTTGGTGGTCCTATATGGAACTGGGGTGGGGCGGATACTGGGCATGGGATCCAGTTGAAAATGCTTCACTTATTCCGTGGCTCAGCGCGACAGCTTTTATGCATACCGCAATTATAGAACTTAAACGAAAAGCTCTGCAAAAAACAAATGTCTTTTTAATGAGTCTTACATTCTTACTCTGTATTTTCGGAACATATCTGGTTCGCAGTGGAGTTGTTCAGTCCCTTCATGCTTTCGGTGAAGGAGGAGTCGGGTTTCCGCTTGCGCTATTTATGCTCTTCTCACTTGGTTTAACTGTATTAGTTCTGTTCATCGGACAGCGTCAGGAATCAAAGTCTCTTTCCAATCTCGGAAGCAGGCAGGGATTACTTGTAGTAGCTGCTTGGGCGTTGCTCGCACTTGGGCTGATTGTAGGGATGGGTACAATGTGGCCCGTCATCAGCAAAATGTGGAGTGCTAATCCAGTTGGACTTGAAGCTAATTTCTATAACCGTGTATGTCTGCCGCTATTCACCTTGTTGATTCTGCTTTTTGCTGTCTGTCCTTGGCTTAGTTGGAAAGAAGGTATCAGAGATAAGCGTGGACTTGTTCTGGTCATTGTCGCCTTTATCTGCGGACTTGGCGGTAGCTGGCTGGCAGGAATGCATCACCCCTTAGGTCTCATTACCTCTGCGGCTTCCATTGCTGCACTTGTCGGGATTGTCGGAGTGTTTCTTTTTATACCCGAGGTCCGCAAAGTTACCTCAACTATGGGAGTATACGGTATTCACTTCGGTGTTGCTCTCGTTGTTCTCGGTGTTGCATGGTCTGGACCTAATCAGGTTGTGGGTGAGTTTGTTCTCAGTAAAGGGCAAAGTGCTCAGATTGCAGACTATACATTAACTTTTAAAAGTTATTCAGAAAGTCAGACTCCGGCAATTGCTAAAATTGCATCACTTGTTGAAGTAACTAAAGATGGTAAGCATGTCGGGCTCTTGAATCCTGAACGTAGAATATATCGTAATTTCCCTCAGCCGTTTGCGGAGGTCTCTGTTATCCCCGGACTCGGTGATGAAATTTACGGTGTCCTGCTTGGTGTTGACGATAAAGGCGCAGTAACACTTAAGGTAAGCATTAATCCCCTGATCAACTGGATGTGGATAGGCGGTATTTTGATGTGTCTATTCGGGCTGGTTTCGTTCAGGAAAACTCGTTTAAGTTAA
- a CDS encoding ABC transporter ATP-binding protein, whose amino-acid sequence MENSKSIALKVRNAAKLFGTRLVFKNVSCDVCKGEILLVVGRNGAGKTTLLKIMAGLSRPSAGSAEVLTTPEKTAYLGHSTFIYPRLSALRNLSFWASMYGLSPSREELMTLLRRVGLERAAEELAGSFSRGMAQRLNLARVFLIDPDLLFLDEPGTGLDQSSLRLLREEVVALRDRGAAVVWISHDVNHDMTLADRILGLASNKLEYLGSAVDFDPETVLGGKPC is encoded by the coding sequence GTGGAAAACAGTAAAAGTATAGCCCTTAAAGTGCGTAATGCTGCCAAACTTTTTGGCACTAGGCTGGTATTTAAGAATGTGAGTTGCGACGTTTGCAAGGGGGAAATTCTCCTTGTGGTCGGGCGTAACGGTGCTGGTAAAACTACTTTGCTAAAGATTATGGCGGGGTTGTCACGACCTTCAGCAGGATCAGCAGAGGTTCTTACTACGCCTGAGAAAACAGCATATCTCGGGCATTCCACATTTATATATCCGCGACTAAGTGCTTTAAGAAATCTATCTTTCTGGGCATCCATGTATGGGCTTTCTCCATCCCGCGAGGAACTGATGACTTTGCTGCGCAGAGTAGGCCTTGAAAGAGCCGCAGAAGAACTTGCCGGATCCTTTTCACGAGGAATGGCACAGCGTCTGAATTTGGCGCGCGTTTTTCTGATTGATCCCGATCTTCTCTTTTTAGATGAACCGGGAACCGGGCTTGATCAGAGTTCACTTCGTCTTCTTCGTGAAGAGGTCGTTGCATTGCGTGACCGTGGCGCGGCGGTTGTCTGGATCAGTCATGATGTGAATCATGATATGACTCTTGCCGATAGAATACTCGGACTTGCAAGTAACAAGCTTGAGTATCTCGGGTCTGCAGTTGATTTTGATCCGGAAACAGTTCTCGGAGGGAAACCATGCTGA
- a CDS encoding heme exporter protein CcmB — MLKRGLTIAAKDLKLSVGGGQGLTQAVLLGLLLIFVFSLSRPAGQLIEAQAASAIFWLASSFGLVLVFNTLFSMEESNEARLGLLSSPVPLHAIWFGKGLAGLVLLLCSQLVFLPATIVFLGQDLNGSFAIFAIVVIASDWGLVSLGALLGAISQGQAARESLLSVILFPLLLPILLGAIQLMTSVFSGVEALDQSSWLGIIFSSSALFSGAGLILFPFVYSGEQ; from the coding sequence ATGCTGAAACGGGGACTGACCATTGCTGCTAAAGATTTAAAACTGTCGGTCGGTGGAGGACAGGGATTAACGCAGGCAGTTCTTCTAGGACTTTTGCTTATCTTTGTTTTCAGTCTTTCGCGTCCGGCGGGACAACTTATAGAAGCTCAGGCAGCGTCAGCTATATTTTGGCTGGCTTCATCTTTTGGGCTGGTATTGGTTTTTAATACTTTGTTTTCTATGGAAGAATCAAATGAAGCTAGATTGGGGCTGTTGTCTTCACCTGTCCCACTTCATGCTATCTGGTTCGGAAAAGGTTTAGCCGGATTAGTGTTATTGCTGTGTTCACAGCTGGTATTCCTTCCGGCTACGATTGTATTTCTAGGTCAGGATTTAAACGGCTCTTTTGCAATTTTTGCAATTGTAGTTATAGCATCGGACTGGGGCCTTGTTTCGCTGGGAGCATTGCTTGGTGCAATTTCTCAGGGACAAGCCGCACGGGAATCTCTTTTGTCAGTCATTCTCTTTCCTCTGCTTCTGCCGATTTTGCTTGGTGCAATACAATTGATGACTTCTGTTTTTTCAGGAGTCGAGGCTCTTGATCAATCTTCGTGGCTAGGGATTATTTTTTCTTCATCCGCGTTGTTCAGCGGAGCCGGCCTTATTCTATTTCCATTTGTATATAGTGGTGAACAGTAA
- a CDS encoding cytochrome c biogenesis protein, translating into MSLAIVALVTGIALCIGQYFIWIYAPIEMTMGLVQKIFYIHMPMAVWAMISFFVVFIFSAMYLIKRDLKFDYIAGAAAEIGVVFSGLALITGSLWGRAAWNVWWTWDPRLTTTLIMWFVYAAYLVLRTSPMSAERRSLVCAVLGIVAFVDVPLVFYSARLWRSVHPAVLGAKGGGMAPEMLTTLLVNISAFGLLWLVLLVVRFRQARLAGKIDARLVWDNE; encoded by the coding sequence ATGAGTCTTGCAATTGTAGCGCTGGTTACCGGCATTGCCTTGTGTATCGGGCAGTACTTCATCTGGATATATGCTCCAATCGAGATGACTATGGGACTGGTGCAGAAGATATTCTATATCCATATGCCCATGGCGGTATGGGCCATGATTAGTTTTTTCGTGGTTTTTATTTTCAGTGCGATGTATTTGATTAAAAGAGATCTTAAGTTTGATTATATAGCTGGGGCAGCCGCTGAAATCGGAGTTGTTTTCAGTGGCCTTGCACTAATAACCGGCTCTTTATGGGGCCGCGCGGCATGGAATGTCTGGTGGACATGGGACCCCAGACTCACCACAACACTTATTATGTGGTTTGTTTATGCCGCTTATCTGGTTCTAAGAACTTCACCCATGTCTGCTGAACGCAGATCTTTAGTATGCGCTGTGCTCGGTATTGTCGCCTTTGTTGATGTTCCTCTCGTGTTCTATTCAGCGCGACTTTGGAGAAGTGTTCATCCTGCTGTGCTCGGTGCCAAGGGGGGCGGAATGGCTCCTGAAATGTTAACCACATTGCTGGTTAATATTTCAGCTTTTGGTCTTCTATGGCTGGTCTTACTGGTCGTCCGTTTTCGTCAAGCCCGTCTTGCCGGAAAAATTGATGCCCGGCTGGTCTGGGATAATGAATAA
- a CDS encoding CcmD family protein: MINETYLLIANIAVWIGIAGYLVFIAAKGAAMERRIAQLEILDNDK; the protein is encoded by the coding sequence ATGATAAATGAAACATACTTGCTTATCGCAAATATTGCTGTATGGATAGGTATTGCCGGATATCTGGTTTTTATCGCGGCTAAAGGTGCTGCCATGGAACGGCGCATAGCTCAGCTGGAGATATTAGATAATGACAAATAA
- a CDS encoding tetratricopeptide repeat protein: MTNKQQTNQIGADFGLGGGQKLVVWLLGFALLVIFVSSLTYRMNHPGNKVEFQQESRSSGMGMNQEAMGESMKEIRKLMDQMRANPKDMKVQLDLANAFMMIRAYDRAQNFFEKVLANEPTNTTALMGLGMCYYQAEHFEEAAKEFDKILEVDPDDSMANFNSGIIKKYYLHAHEDADKHFRKIIENPNASPDMKTHAEEELKKKAHEN, translated from the coding sequence ATGACAAATAAACAACAGACAAATCAGATTGGTGCAGATTTTGGACTCGGCGGCGGGCAAAAACTTGTCGTTTGGTTGCTTGGATTTGCACTGCTCGTAATTTTTGTGTCATCGCTGACCTATCGCATGAACCATCCAGGAAATAAGGTTGAATTCCAGCAGGAAAGTAGATCATCCGGTATGGGCATGAATCAGGAAGCTATGGGCGAAAGCATGAAAGAAATTCGCAAGCTTATGGATCAAATGCGTGCGAATCCTAAAGATATGAAAGTTCAGCTTGATCTCGCGAATGCTTTTATGATGATTCGCGCTTATGACCGTGCTCAAAACTTCTTCGAAAAGGTTTTAGCCAATGAACCGACTAATACTACTGCTCTGATGGGTCTTGGAATGTGTTATTATCAGGCGGAACATTTTGAAGAGGCGGCTAAGGAATTTGATAAGATTCTGGAAGTTGATCCCGATGATTCCATGGCTAATTTTAATTCAGGAATTATTAAAAAATATTATCTTCATGCCCATGAAGATGCGGACAAACACTTTCGAAAAATTATCGAAAATCCCAACGCTTCGCCGGATATGAAAACTCATGCTGAAGAAGAGTTAAAGAAAAAAGCTCATGAAAATTAA
- a CDS encoding branched-chain amino acid ABC transporter substrate-binding protein, whose amino-acid sequence MKRSLLVLSFTLMLTVGLVAFGGTKKAEASAKTILLGVAGAHSGDLASYGLPSLEAAKLVVKAVNDAGGVNGAQVVISSQDDQCKPEFATNAAFKLVSDEATVVLGHICSGATKAALPIYKESNIVCMSPSATNPPLTQSGDYPNFFRTIASDDAQAALATNFAIDTLGLKKIAVIHDKGDYGKGFAEFAKKYITKSDKAEVVLFEGVTPGAVDYSAVVQKIKASGADGVVFGGYHPEASKIVSQIRKKKLTIPFISDDGVKAQKFIDVAGKAAEGVYATGPRDITGNPMYKVALGQYKATHDDEPGAFFFEAYSATQALLKAIEVAGSTDYDKIVEALRTHEVETPVGKIKFDSKGDAIGVGFSMYQVKDGAYQEVK is encoded by the coding sequence ATGAAACGTTCATTGTTGGTCTTGTCATTTACATTGATGCTGACCGTCGGTCTCGTTGCATTCGGTGGGACAAAAAAGGCAGAAGCTTCTGCTAAAACAATTCTTCTCGGTGTTGCCGGAGCTCACAGTGGTGACCTTGCTTCTTACGGATTACCTTCACTTGAAGCCGCCAAACTGGTTGTTAAGGCCGTTAATGATGCCGGAGGAGTTAATGGTGCGCAGGTTGTTATTTCCAGTCAGGATGATCAGTGCAAACCTGAGTTCGCAACAAATGCTGCATTTAAACTTGTTTCCGATGAAGCTACTGTTGTTCTTGGTCATATTTGTTCAGGCGCAACAAAGGCAGCCCTTCCTATATATAAAGAGTCAAACATAGTTTGTATGTCTCCTTCCGCTACAAATCCTCCTCTGACTCAGAGCGGAGATTATCCTAATTTCTTCAGAACAATTGCTTCTGATGATGCTCAGGCTGCCCTTGCTACAAATTTCGCTATAGATACACTTGGACTTAAAAAAATCGCTGTAATCCATGATAAAGGTGACTACGGTAAAGGTTTTGCTGAGTTCGCTAAAAAATACATCACAAAGTCAGATAAAGCTGAAGTAGTCCTTTTTGAAGGGGTAACTCCTGGCGCTGTTGACTATTCCGCAGTAGTTCAAAAAATTAAAGCATCAGGCGCAGACGGTGTTGTCTTCGGTGGTTACCATCCTGAAGCTTCTAAAATTGTTTCTCAGATCCGTAAAAAGAAATTAACAATTCCTTTTATTTCAGATGACGGCGTTAAAGCTCAAAAATTTATCGACGTTGCCGGTAAGGCTGCTGAAGGTGTATACGCGACAGGTCCTCGCGATATCACCGGAAACCCAATGTATAAGGTTGCTCTTGGTCAGTATAAAGCAACTCATGATGATGAACCTGGTGCATTCTTTTTTGAAGCATATTCTGCAACACAGGCTCTTTTGAAAGCTATAGAAGTTGCTGGTTCCACTGACTATGATAAGATTGTTGAAGCTCTTCGCACTCATGAAGTTGAAACTCCTGTTGGAAAGATTAAGTTCGATTCAAAAGGTGATGCTATAGGTGTCGGTTTCTCAATGTATCAGGTCAAAGACGGTGCATATCAGGAAGTTAAATAA
- a CDS encoding branched-chain amino acid ABC transporter permease LivH: MDYFWELFFSGLTRGSIYALIALGYTMVYGIIELINFAHGEVYMIGAFVGMVVAGVLTSFGFPAMSIMVLASMAAVVYAAAYGYTLEKIAYRPLRNAPRLSPLISAIGMSIFLQNYVMLSQTSDFLSFPKLTPEFVFLEKYSSVIGSSDFLIIVVAAVVMIALSLFIKFTRMGKAMRATAQNRKMAMLVGVNVDQVISATFIIGSSLAAVGGVLIGSHIGQINFFIGFIAGIKAFTAAVLGGIGSIPGAVLGGLILGWTESFCTGYVSSDYEDVFAFALLVIILIFRPSGLLGKAPVQKV, from the coding sequence ATGGATTATTTTTGGGAATTATTTTTCAGCGGCCTTACACGGGGAAGTATTTACGCGCTTATAGCACTTGGCTATACCATGGTTTATGGAATCATCGAGTTGATTAACTTTGCCCATGGTGAAGTCTACATGATCGGTGCTTTTGTAGGGATGGTTGTTGCGGGTGTTCTTACCAGTTTTGGATTTCCCGCGATGTCTATTATGGTTTTAGCAAGTATGGCTGCCGTTGTTTACGCAGCAGCTTACGGTTACACTCTTGAAAAAATAGCTTATCGCCCTCTTAGAAATGCTCCAAGGCTATCGCCTCTTATTTCCGCAATCGGTATGTCTATTTTTCTTCAGAACTATGTAATGCTCTCACAGACTTCTGACTTTCTTTCATTTCCAAAACTTACACCGGAATTTGTTTTTCTTGAAAAATATTCCTCGGTGATAGGTTCATCTGACTTTCTTATAATCGTAGTTGCCGCTGTTGTAATGATAGCACTTAGCTTGTTTATCAAGTTTACCAGAATGGGCAAAGCCATGCGCGCTACGGCTCAGAACCGTAAAATGGCTATGCTCGTCGGGGTCAACGTTGATCAGGTCATTTCGGCCACTTTTATTATCGGTTCGTCTTTGGCTGCCGTCGGTGGAGTCCTTATTGGATCTCACATTGGTCAGATCAACTTTTTTATTGGTTTTATCGCAGGTATTAAAGCTTTTACGGCTGCTGTTCTGGGCGGTATCGGTTCAATTCCAGGAGCTGTCCTTGGAGGACTGATTCTCGGCTGGACTGAAAGCTTCTGCACCGGATACGTTTCAAGTGATTATGAGGATGTATTCGCGTTTGCACTGCTGGTAATTATTCTGATTTTCAGGCCTTCTGGCTTACTTGGCAAGGCTCCTGTTCAGAAGGTTTAA
- a CDS encoding branched-chain amino acid ABC transporter permease codes for MEGLKKSLLVSVWFMFLVLPIMGVFVDSIGHVVIWRLERVLYVGICTFFLSYLWRFMIRKKEEGRKVDEESGEEQETVLSKIFDNPAVYYPLLAGILIFALAFPELFSMYQVNIMISALIYVVLGLGLNIVVGLAGLLDLGYVAFYAVGAYSYALMNLYWGVNFWFALPIGALLGAFCGILLGFPVLRLRGDYLAIVTLGFGEIIRLILENWGDFTHGPSGISNIPRPDFFGLFTGLSNSIHFMYYMMIVLVIFTIFIVNRLKNSRIGRAWQALREDEIACQAMGIDKVKTKLMAFALGATWAGLVGVVFAAKTSFINPASFTFLESAIILSIVVLGGMGSILGVILGALVLILLPEYLRAFSEYRMLVFGATMVLVMVFRPQGLIRDVRRKIDIKAVKKALGESNE; via the coding sequence ATGGAAGGCTTGAAAAAATCATTATTAGTCTCAGTATGGTTCATGTTCTTAGTCCTGCCTATTATGGGGGTCTTCGTGGACTCAATTGGGCATGTTGTTATCTGGCGTTTGGAAAGAGTTTTATACGTTGGTATATGTACTTTTTTCCTTTCTTACCTTTGGCGTTTCATGATCCGAAAAAAAGAAGAAGGCAGAAAAGTTGACGAAGAATCCGGTGAAGAACAGGAAACTGTATTAAGTAAAATTTTTGATAATCCTGCTGTTTATTATCCTTTGCTTGCTGGGATTCTGATTTTTGCACTGGCTTTCCCTGAACTTTTTTCAATGTATCAGGTCAACATCATGATCTCAGCACTAATTTATGTTGTGCTCGGTCTTGGCCTTAACATTGTTGTTGGGTTAGCTGGGCTTCTCGATCTAGGGTATGTAGCTTTTTATGCGGTAGGTGCTTATTCCTATGCGCTTATGAATTTATATTGGGGAGTTAATTTTTGGTTTGCTTTGCCTATCGGGGCACTGCTTGGGGCTTTCTGCGGAATTTTGCTCGGTTTTCCTGTCCTCCGGCTCAGAGGAGACTATCTTGCGATTGTAACGCTAGGTTTTGGTGAAATTATTCGTCTTATTCTTGAGAACTGGGGTGACTTTACACACGGTCCGAGTGGTATTTCAAATATTCCTCGTCCTGATTTTTTCGGGCTTTTCACAGGCCTCTCAAATTCGATTCATTTCATGTACTATATGATGATTGTACTTGTTATATTTACAATTTTTATTGTGAACAGACTTAAGAATTCTCGAATCGGCCGTGCATGGCAGGCTCTGCGTGAAGATGAAATAGCATGTCAGGCCATGGGGATAGATAAAGTAAAGACTAAGCTGATGGCATTTGCTCTTGGAGCCACTTGGGCAGGTTTGGTCGGTGTTGTTTTTGCCGCAAAAACTTCATTCATCAATCCGGCAAGTTTTACATTTCTTGAGTCTGCAATCATCCTATCAATAGTTGTTCTCGGTGGAATGGGATCAATTCTCGGGGTTATCCTCGGGGCACTGGTACTTATTCTTCTTCCTGAATATCTTAGAGCCTTTTCCGAATACCGTATGCTTGTTTTCGGAGCTACAATGGTGCTGGTAATGGTTTTTAGGCCGCAGGGACTTATTAGAGATGTACGACGGAAAATTGATATTAAAGCCGTCAAGAAAGCTTTAGGTGAATCCAATGAGTAA
- a CDS encoding ABC transporter ATP-binding protein — MSNEKRTVLEVTGVCKDFGGLRALDDVNLDVREGEIVALIGPNGAGKTTFFNCITGIYTPTLGDVKIDPSGKGFKRINGIKPNHVTEMGMARTFQNIRLFPSMSVIENVMIGCHCRTKASFIGAVFRGPGTKREERETIVKSYELLKELGLEGFSDELACNLPYGAQRRLEIARALATDPFLLLLDEPAAGMNPQETLELEDLIVSIKKKHNISVLLIEHDMKMVMSLSDRLFVLEYGREIAHGTPKEISENPAVIKAYLGEDLDA, encoded by the coding sequence ATGAGTAATGAAAAAAGAACAGTGCTTGAAGTTACCGGCGTTTGTAAAGACTTCGGTGGGCTTAGAGCTCTTGATGATGTTAATCTTGATGTGCGTGAAGGAGAGATTGTAGCTCTTATCGGTCCCAACGGAGCAGGAAAGACAACCTTTTTCAATTGCATTACCGGAATTTATACTCCTACTTTAGGCGATGTGAAGATTGATCCATCAGGTAAAGGATTTAAAAGAATAAACGGGATAAAGCCAAACCATGTTACAGAAATGGGAATGGCTAGAACTTTTCAGAATATTCGTCTTTTTCCATCAATGAGTGTTATTGAAAATGTTATGATCGGATGTCACTGCCGGACGAAGGCCAGTTTCATCGGAGCTGTTTTTCGTGGTCCCGGTACAAAAAGGGAAGAACGTGAAACCATAGTCAAGAGTTACGAGCTACTCAAGGAGTTGGGGTTGGAAGGCTTTTCAGATGAGCTTGCCTGTAATTTACCTTATGGTGCGCAGAGGCGTCTTGAAATTGCAAGAGCTTTAGCAACTGATCCGTTTTTGCTCCTTCTTGATGAACCTGCCGCCGGAATGAATCCACAGGAAACCCTTGAACTTGAAGATTTAATTGTTTCCATTAAAAAGAAACATAATATTTCAGTTCTTCTAATTGAACATGATATGAAAATGGTTATGAGTCTTTCAGACCGATTATTCGTTCTTGAATACGGTAGGGAAATTGCTCACGGAACTCCTAAGGAGATCAGCGAGAATCCCGCTGTAATCAAGGCTTATCTCGGAGAAGATTTAGATGCTTAA